One window of Nostoc sp. C052 genomic DNA carries:
- the proC gene encoding pyrroline-5-carboxylate reductase: MTIKFGLIGGGVMGEALLSRLIARGIYQSSEVIVSEPLSSRLDFLKQQYGVAVTTDNSQVFTEAKEVLFLAVKPQVFSAIAQELADIDILNREHSPLIISILAGVPLSQLEAAFVQLPVIRAMPNTPATVGAGVTAICSGAYTNALHHQIAQQVFSAVGEVVEVSEALMDAVTGLSGSGPAYVALLVEALADGGVAAGLPRAIANQLALQTVLGTAKLLQETKMHPAELKDRVTSPGGTTIAGIAKLEQAGFRSALIEAVKAATERSQELGK, encoded by the coding sequence ATGACTATAAAATTTGGCTTAATTGGTGGTGGGGTAATGGGAGAAGCGCTCTTATCCCGCCTTATCGCGCGTGGAATTTATCAATCATCAGAAGTCATAGTTAGCGAACCGCTATCTTCACGCTTAGATTTTTTAAAACAGCAATACGGTGTTGCTGTGACTACAGATAATAGCCAGGTTTTCACCGAAGCAAAAGAAGTTCTCTTTTTGGCAGTAAAACCGCAGGTATTTAGCGCGATCGCTCAAGAATTAGCAGATATTGATATTCTTAATAGAGAGCATTCACCCCTAATTATTTCTATTTTGGCGGGTGTGCCCTTAAGTCAGCTAGAAGCTGCATTTGTGCAATTGCCAGTGATTAGAGCAATGCCCAACACCCCGGCCACTGTCGGAGCAGGAGTTACCGCAATTTGTTCAGGTGCATATACCAATGCCTTGCATCACCAAATAGCACAGCAAGTTTTTTCTGCTGTGGGCGAAGTCGTGGAAGTGTCAGAAGCGCTGATGGATGCAGTTACAGGGTTATCTGGTAGCGGACCTGCTTACGTGGCACTGTTAGTAGAAGCACTCGCAGATGGCGGAGTCGCCGCAGGTTTACCTAGAGCGATTGCCAATCAACTAGCCTTGCAAACCGTACTAGGAACAGCGAAACTGTTGCAGGAAACCAAAATGCACCCAGCAGAACTCAAAGATCGTGTTACTAGCCCCGGTGGTACAACCATTGCCGGGATTGCCAAGCTAGAACAGGCAGGATTTCGTTCCGCTTTAATTGAAGCGGTCAAAGCTGCCACAGAGCGATCGCAAGAGCTGGGAAAATAA
- a CDS encoding cell division protein SepF, giving the protein MNNIFSKLRDFVGLNEQVEYEYYEEEPETDNNNYQNLYQQENPQPAPQESPAAQNRRWREPVPTMGDDMTAGQKPMGNVIGMPGAINGISEVLVLEPRTFEEMPQAIQALRERKSVVLNLTIMDPDQAQRAVDFVAGGTYALDGHQERIGESIFLFTPSCVQVSTQGGVLHEVPQPPVRPSRPTTGTPNPTWGNETNRMAQ; this is encoded by the coding sequence ATGAACAACATTTTTTCCAAACTCAGAGACTTTGTGGGTCTAAATGAGCAAGTGGAATACGAGTATTACGAAGAAGAACCAGAAACAGATAATAATAATTATCAAAATCTGTATCAGCAAGAAAATCCCCAGCCAGCACCACAAGAGAGTCCAGCCGCTCAAAATCGACGCTGGCGGGAACCAGTGCCTACAATGGGAGATGATATGACAGCAGGTCAAAAGCCAATGGGGAATGTGATTGGTATGCCAGGAGCAATTAACGGAATTTCGGAAGTTTTAGTACTCGAACCACGCACCTTTGAAGAAATGCCCCAGGCAATTCAAGCGTTGCGCGAACGCAAGTCAGTGGTATTAAATCTGACAATCATGGACCCAGACCAAGCTCAACGAGCTGTAGATTTTGTTGCAGGTGGTACTTACGCACTAGATGGACATCAAGAGCGCATCGGAGAGAGCATCTTTTTGTTTACACCAAGTTGTGTCCAAGTTAGTACCCAAGGTGGCGTTCTTCATGAAGTACCACAACCACCAGTACGTCCTTCCCGTCCGACAACAGGTACTCCAAATCCAACCTGGGGCAACGAAACTAACCGGATGGCACAATAA
- a CDS encoding YggS family pyridoxal phosphate-dependent enzyme yields MNSSISERILSIRSSLPTSVKLIAVSKQVSAQSIRSAYNAGIRDFGESRIQEAASKQAELQDLPDITWHFIGHLQGNKAKKAIEQFPWIHSVDNLKLAQRLDQLAQQLGVSPQVCLQVKILPDPSKSGWSVPELLADLPTLNQYKSLQIQGLMTIPPSGLNDSEILSVFNRNRELAKEIQGENWSHIKMQHLSMGMSGDYELAVQAGATMVRLGTILFGDRY; encoded by the coding sequence ATGAACAGTTCGATTTCCGAACGTATTCTTTCCATTCGTTCCTCACTGCCAACTTCAGTCAAATTGATTGCTGTTAGCAAGCAAGTTTCTGCCCAGTCCATTCGGTCTGCATACAACGCCGGAATTCGTGATTTTGGGGAAAGTCGTATCCAAGAAGCTGCCAGCAAACAAGCCGAGTTGCAAGACTTACCGGATATTACCTGGCACTTTATTGGACATTTACAAGGCAATAAAGCCAAAAAAGCCATTGAGCAATTCCCTTGGATTCACTCCGTAGATAATTTGAAGCTGGCACAGCGCTTAGACCAATTGGCGCAACAGCTAGGAGTGAGTCCCCAGGTTTGCCTGCAAGTGAAAATTCTCCCCGATCCCAGCAAGTCTGGTTGGAGTGTGCCAGAACTTTTAGCTGATTTACCCACACTGAATCAATACAAAAGTTTACAAATTCAAGGTTTGATGACAATTCCGCCTTCAGGATTAAATGATTCCGAAATTCTCAGTGTGTTTAATCGCAATCGTGAGCTAGCCAAAGAAATCCAGGGGGAAAACTGGTCGCATATTAAAATGCAGCACCTATCTATGGGTATGTCAGGCGACTACGAACTGGCAGTACAAGCAGGCGCAACGATGGTACGATTAGGAACAATCTTGTTTGGCGATCGCTATTAG
- the pipX gene encoding transcriptional coactivator PipX, producing MNPENAETYINHPTWGLLYKICMVDENQDLFTTLYAQRLFFLVANDVKGVKFQSLGRTEARMMLENRLRTLRRSGHSQEYDQLQSVFQRTFQ from the coding sequence ATGAATCCAGAAAACGCAGAAACTTACATAAACCATCCAACTTGGGGTTTACTTTACAAAATCTGTATGGTTGATGAAAACCAGGATTTGTTCACCACACTTTATGCCCAGCGCTTATTTTTTTTGGTGGCAAATGACGTTAAAGGTGTCAAATTCCAGTCTCTAGGACGTACTGAGGCCAGAATGATGTTGGAAAATCGCTTACGTACCCTGCGGCGCAGTGGGCATTCTCAGGAGTACGATCAGCTTCAGAGTGTTTTCCAGCGCACCTTCCAATGA
- a CDS encoding energy-coupling factor transporter transmembrane protein EcfT — protein MDLLRSLPLGLYLEQPQTWLHKIDPRVKFAWLMSFLTSYVLANNFWRVLLVVILILATLIARIPRRVWQQQMGWLLMLSFFVLAIAAISPDGLGVDYQSRLPANEQILTQPANSNNIKEPPAEKKAYSYVLFHKGPVKVTRYSLSLAVRLSTLIFTVIYSTNLYLLTTAPEEITSGIESLMQPLRRFKLPVTEIALTLTLSLRFIPLVLEEVQNLFRSVMTRAINWKKLGLKGGFKVWMTVAERLLENLLLRADQMANAMMVRGFTSPNEHRVQWHDLRLKGRDWLAIAILILFWGIRLAIGTQA, from the coding sequence ATGGATTTATTGCGATCGCTGCCACTTGGACTTTATTTAGAACAACCCCAAACTTGGCTGCATAAAATTGATCCGCGAGTCAAGTTCGCCTGGTTGATGAGCTTTTTAACCAGCTATGTTTTAGCCAACAACTTTTGGCGGGTACTGCTGGTGGTAATTTTAATTCTTGCCACCTTGATTGCGAGAATTCCCCGCCGTGTATGGCAGCAGCAAATGGGTTGGCTATTAATGCTATCTTTTTTTGTGCTAGCGATCGCAGCCATCAGTCCTGATGGATTGGGTGTAGATTATCAGTCACGTCTGCCAGCTAATGAACAAATCTTAACCCAGCCAGCAAATTCTAATAATATTAAAGAGCCACCAGCCGAGAAAAAAGCATACAGCTACGTGCTATTTCACAAAGGCCCGGTTAAAGTAACTCGCTACTCCTTGAGTTTGGCAGTACGTCTAAGTACCCTGATATTTACCGTCATTTACAGCACCAACCTCTATCTGCTGACAACCGCACCAGAAGAAATCACATCTGGCATAGAAAGCTTAATGCAACCTTTGCGACGCTTCAAGTTGCCTGTTACAGAAATTGCTTTAACTTTAACCTTGTCCTTGCGCTTTATTCCACTGGTTTTAGAAGAAGTGCAAAATTTATTTCGCTCCGTGATGACAAGGGCAATTAATTGGAAAAAGCTGGGATTAAAAGGAGGATTTAAGGTTTGGATGACAGTCGCAGAGAGGCTTTTAGAAAATCTCCTTTTACGAGCCGATCAAATGGCGAATGCTATGATGGTGCGGGGTTTTACCAGTCCCAATGAGCATCGAGTGCAGTGGCATGACTTACGATTAAAAGGGCGTGACTGGCTGGCGATCGCAATTTTAATCTTATTCTGGGGAATACGACTAGCTATCGGAACTCAGGCATAA
- the der gene encoding ribosome biogenesis GTPase Der has translation MALPIVAIIGRPNVGKSTLVNRLAGEQTAIVHDEPGVTRDRTYLPAFWNGREFLVVDTGGLVFNDDTEFLPLIRQQAMTALAEACGAIFVVDGQTGPTSADLEIAEWMRQQRVPVLLAVNKCESPEQGLMQAAEFWELGLGEPYPISAIHGSGTGELLDELVNHIPAIEDIPDTNEIKVAIVGRPNVGKSSLLNSFVGEERAIVSPISGTTRDAIDTVIERAGQTYRLIDTAGIRKKKHIEYGTEFFSINRAFKAIRRADVVLLVIDAVDGVTEQDQKLAGRIIEEGRACIIVVNKWDAVEKDSYTIYDYEKTLQSRLHFTEWAETIFVSALSGQRVEKILELVKTAAESHKRRVSTSVINEVLTDAVSWHSPPASRGGRQGKIYYGTQVSSQPPTIALFVNDSKRFNDNYRRYIERQFRQQLGFKGTPIILLWRSKKVRDAESGNVNRATRVKIS, from the coding sequence ATGGCACTGCCAATTGTTGCAATTATCGGACGCCCAAATGTGGGCAAATCCACCCTGGTTAATCGACTCGCCGGGGAACAAACGGCGATTGTCCATGATGAACCGGGAGTGACGCGCGATCGCACTTATCTTCCAGCTTTCTGGAATGGTCGCGAATTTTTAGTGGTAGACACTGGTGGTTTAGTTTTTAATGATGATACCGAATTTTTACCACTGATTCGCCAACAGGCAATGACAGCCCTTGCAGAAGCGTGTGGCGCTATTTTTGTCGTTGATGGTCAAACAGGCCCCACATCGGCAGATTTGGAAATCGCCGAATGGATGCGCCAACAACGCGTACCTGTGCTACTAGCTGTCAATAAATGTGAATCCCCAGAACAAGGCTTAATGCAAGCTGCCGAATTTTGGGAATTGGGATTGGGCGAACCTTACCCCATCTCCGCGATTCATGGTAGTGGTACAGGGGAGTTACTCGACGAGTTAGTTAATCACATCCCTGCGATTGAAGACATCCCAGACACGAATGAAATCAAAGTAGCAATTGTAGGACGCCCGAATGTGGGCAAATCTAGCTTACTCAATTCTTTTGTCGGGGAAGAAAGGGCAATTGTCAGCCCCATTTCCGGCACTACCCGCGATGCTATTGATACTGTCATTGAACGAGCCGGACAAACCTACCGCTTGATTGACACTGCCGGCATCCGCAAAAAGAAACATATCGAATACGGCACAGAATTCTTTAGTATTAACCGTGCTTTCAAAGCGATTCGCCGCGCTGATGTAGTTTTATTAGTAATAGATGCCGTAGATGGAGTCACCGAGCAAGACCAAAAATTAGCTGGGCGGATTATCGAAGAAGGTCGAGCCTGTATCATCGTCGTTAATAAGTGGGATGCCGTCGAAAAAGACTCTTACACAATCTACGACTACGAAAAAACTCTGCAATCACGGTTACATTTTACCGAATGGGCAGAAACAATTTTTGTAAGTGCCTTGTCAGGACAACGGGTCGAAAAGATTTTAGAATTGGTGAAAACGGCGGCGGAATCACACAAACGCCGTGTCAGCACATCAGTAATTAATGAAGTTTTAACAGATGCCGTCAGTTGGCATTCACCGCCAGCATCTCGTGGTGGGCGTCAGGGCAAGATTTATTATGGTACACAAGTCAGCAGCCAACCACCAACGATCGCACTATTTGTCAACGACTCAAAACGCTTCAACGACAACTACCGCCGCTACATTGAACGGCAATTTCGTCAACAGCTAGGATTTAAAGGCACACCAATTATTTTGCTGTGGCGCAGCAAAAAAGTCCGTGATGCCGAAAGTGGTAATGTTAACAGAGCAACTCGCGTCAAAATAAGTTAG
- a CDS encoding site-2 protease family protein has protein sequence MQTNWRIGSLFGIPLFLDPLWFVILGLATLNFGVAYQEWGNVIAWSAGIVMALLLFGSVLLHELGHSLVARSQGIRVNSITLFMFGGIAAIEEESKTPFKAFQVAIAGPLVSIILFVLLRLAVIMIPETNPLSVMVGDLARINLVVALFNLIPGLPLDGGQVLKAALWQITGNRFQAVHWAAKAGQILGYGAIALGFVVDFVTRELVVGLWIALLGWFAVRNANNYDNMTTLQESLLKVVAADAMTRDFRVIDADQTLRSFADLYLLETAPSQVYFAASDGRYRGLVSIDDFRLTQRGEWETQTLHSIVHPLTEIPSVAESTTIAEVINKLENEQLPRITVLSPAGAVAGVIDRGDIVRSLAQKLNLQIADAEIKRIKSEGSYPPGLQLGVIAKSTIN, from the coding sequence ATGCAAACAAATTGGAGAATTGGGTCATTATTTGGAATTCCCCTGTTTTTAGACCCTTTATGGTTTGTGATTTTAGGGTTGGCAACCCTCAATTTTGGGGTAGCTTATCAAGAATGGGGGAATGTTATCGCTTGGAGTGCTGGAATTGTCATGGCACTGCTGTTATTTGGTTCGGTGCTGTTACATGAGTTGGGTCACAGCTTGGTAGCCCGATCGCAAGGCATTAGAGTTAATTCAATTACCTTATTTATGTTTGGCGGGATTGCTGCCATTGAAGAAGAATCTAAAACTCCTTTCAAAGCCTTTCAAGTAGCGATCGCTGGCCCTTTGGTGAGTATCATCCTATTTGTCTTACTCCGTCTAGCCGTTATTATGATTCCTGAGACTAATCCCCTCAGTGTCATGGTTGGAGATTTAGCGAGAATTAACCTAGTAGTAGCTCTATTTAACCTGATTCCAGGCTTGCCTCTAGATGGGGGGCAAGTGTTAAAAGCAGCACTATGGCAAATCACAGGTAATCGTTTTCAAGCCGTACACTGGGCTGCAAAGGCGGGGCAAATATTGGGTTATGGTGCGATCGCTTTAGGATTTGTTGTAGATTTCGTCACCAGAGAGTTAGTAGTTGGTTTGTGGATTGCGTTGTTAGGTTGGTTTGCTGTCCGCAACGCTAACAACTATGACAACATGACTACCTTGCAAGAAAGCCTACTCAAAGTCGTAGCGGCTGATGCGATGACCCGTGATTTTCGCGTCATTGATGCTGACCAGACATTGCGTTCCTTTGCCGATTTATATCTCTTAGAAACTGCTCCCTCACAAGTTTATTTTGCTGCTTCTGATGGACGTTACAGGGGTCTAGTTTCCATTGACGATTTCCGTTTAACCCAAAGGGGTGAATGGGAAACCCAAACCTTACACAGCATAGTGCATCCGCTGACAGAAATACCCAGCGTTGCAGAATCAACAACAATCGCTGAGGTAATTAACAAGCTAGAAAATGAGCAGTTACCTCGAATCACCGTGCTTTCTCCTGCTGGTGCCGTAGCTGGTGTAATTGATCGGGGGGATATTGTGCGATCGCTAGCACAAAAGTTAAATTTGCAGATCGCCGATGCTGAAATTAAGCGCATCAAGTCAGAAGGTAGCTATCCACCGGGGTTGCAGTTGGGAGTAATCGCAAAATCGACTATAAATTAA